The Patescibacteria group bacterium genome has a window encoding:
- a CDS encoding N-6 DNA methylase: MTASITELVEKFARNIAEYKNPKYNETQVRVEFVNPFWELLGWDVNNVSGYSLAFRDVIHEDEVRVGLNTKAPDYSFRIGGKRIFFLETKKPSVDLKNDPAPAFQLRRYAYSAKLPVSILTDFEEFIVYDTTLKPAITDKTHVGRMLYYTYQEYVENWESIHAAFSKEAVLRGDFERFIQNKQGKKPRAEIDRDFLNDLDNWRILLARNIALRNLNLSERELNYAVQFTIDRLIFLRMSEDRGIETQYPLQSLLNGERIYPRLVEIYYRADERYNSGLFHFNEKDGINPDTITPTLTIDDKLLKEIVRNLYYPDCPYEFSVLPVEVLGNAYEQFLGKRISLTAGHHARIEEKPEVRKAGGVYYTPQYIVDYIVKNTVGKLLEDKTPANVSELRILDPACGSGSFLLGAYQYLMDWHLEYYRKEYEKTGVIPVVKAEKGKRKAATQAIFSGKGGDWFLATAEKKRILLNNLYGVDIDSNAVEVTKLSLLLKVLENENSETLARQLGLWHERALPNLANNIKCGNSLIGPDYYEQKQANLFDEKEALRINVFDWEKEFPEIFSRKDAESAKGFDAVIGNPPYVRPQNLSQEIKKLLWAHYTTFVAKSDLYSCFMERAIKLIRPTGLFGFIVPQTWTSLESFTKIREFMTNRTRIIKLVQLPKKVFANATVETCIFIVQRIDEKMNEKDDQIVVEHIDVGGAICPVREFRQRDIDNAYLYNFQLYGRESSQSVIDKVKQVGKPLSDFIIFMYGFKTGDDNQFIHKSKNYNESKFFIRSANIKRYWHDSPCEYVWYVPEKMTQNRKTARPGETTRFEAEKILVARMGKILIATYDQGGLYVKDAMLLLDKGSMHSLKYLLGVINSRLVNYFYQEFFITIDVLKNALLSIPIRTIDFNNPADKARHDRMVSLVETMLALHKRLPEVNTPQEKEVIQRQITATDSQIDKLVYELYDLTDAEIAIVEGNMSA; encoded by the coding sequence ATGACCGCATCAATCACCGAACTTGTCGAAAAATTCGCCCGCAACATCGCCGAATACAAGAATCCAAAATACAACGAAACGCAAGTGCGTGTGGAATTCGTCAATCCGTTCTGGGAATTGCTTGGCTGGGACGTAAATAACGTATCTGGTTATTCATTAGCATTCCGTGATGTAATCCACGAAGACGAAGTCCGGGTCGGATTAAACACGAAAGCCCCGGACTATTCCTTCCGCATCGGCGGCAAACGCATATTCTTCTTAGAAACCAAGAAACCGTCCGTCGATTTGAAAAACGATCCCGCTCCGGCGTTCCAATTGCGCCGATATGCCTACAGCGCAAAACTGCCCGTCTCGATCCTGACCGATTTCGAGGAATTCATCGTTTACGATACGACGCTCAAACCCGCCATCACGGACAAAACGCATGTCGGACGCATGCTTTATTACACTTATCAGGAATACGTTGAGAATTGGGAATCCATCCACGCGGCATTTTCCAAAGAAGCGGTGCTACGCGGCGACTTCGAGCGATTTATCCAGAATAAACAGGGGAAAAAGCCGCGCGCCGAGATCGACCGCGACTTTTTGAACGATCTGGATAACTGGCGCATCCTGCTGGCACGTAACATTGCCCTGCGCAATCTCAATCTATCCGAGCGCGAACTGAATTACGCCGTGCAATTCACCATCGACCGCCTGATCTTCCTGCGCATGAGCGAAGATCGCGGCATCGAAACCCAATATCCGCTTCAATCTTTATTGAACGGCGAGCGCATTTATCCGCGTTTGGTCGAGATTTATTACCGCGCGGACGAACGCTATAATTCCGGGCTGTTCCATTTCAACGAAAAGGACGGCATCAATCCCGATACGATCACGCCGACCCTGACGATTGACGATAAATTGCTGAAAGAGATCGTCCGCAATCTCTATTATCCCGATTGTCCGTATGAATTCAGCGTTCTGCCCGTGGAAGTGCTGGGTAACGCCTACGAACAATTCCTCGGAAAACGCATTTCGCTGACCGCCGGACATCATGCCCGCATCGAGGAAAAGCCGGAAGTGCGCAAAGCTGGCGGCGTCTATTACACGCCTCAGTACATCGTCGATTACATCGTGAAAAACACCGTCGGCAAATTGCTGGAAGACAAGACACCCGCCAATGTTTCCGAACTGCGCATTCTCGATCCCGCCTGCGGCTCTGGTTCGTTCCTACTTGGCGCCTATCAATACCTGATGGACTGGCACCTGGAATATTACCGCAAGGAATACGAGAAGACCGGCGTCATTCCGGTCGTTAAGGCGGAAAAAGGAAAACGCAAAGCCGCGACGCAGGCGATCTTTTCCGGCAAGGGCGGCGACTGGTTTCTCGCGACCGCCGAGAAGAAGCGCATCCTGCTGAACAATCTCTATGGCGTGGATATTGACTCTAACGCCGTGGAAGTCACCAAACTCAGTCTCCTGCTGAAAGTGCTGGAAAACGAGAACAGTGAGACCCTCGCGCGGCAATTGGGACTCTGGCACGAACGCGCCCTGCCGAACCTCGCCAATAATATCAAATGCGGCAACTCGCTGATCGGTCCTGATTATTATGAACAAAAACAGGCGAATCTTTTTGATGAAAAAGAGGCACTGCGGATCAACGTCTTCGACTGGGAGAAGGAATTCCCGGAGATATTCTCTCGCAAAGACGCAGAGAGCGCAAAGGGTTTTGATGCGGTGATCGGGAATCCGCCGTATGTTCGCCCGCAAAATCTATCCCAAGAAATAAAGAAACTTCTTTGGGCGCACTACACTACTTTTGTCGCAAAATCAGATTTATATTCGTGTTTCATGGAACGCGCGATCAAGTTAATCCGACCAACTGGTTTGTTTGGATTCATTGTGCCTCAAACTTGGACTTCGCTTGAAAGTTTTACAAAAATTCGCGAATTCATGACTAATAGAACGCGAATTATCAAATTGGTTCAGCTCCCAAAGAAAGTCTTTGCAAATGCAACAGTTGAAACATGTATTTTCATCGTACAAAGAATAGATGAAAAAATGAATGAAAAAGATGATCAAATTGTTGTTGAGCACATTGATGTAGGCGGAGCAATCTGTCCTGTACGTGAGTTTAGACAGAGAGACATTGATAATGCCTACCTCTATAACTTTCAGTTGTACGGACGAGAATCAAGTCAATCTGTAATTGATAAGGTCAAACAAGTCGGCAAGCCATTGTCTGATTTTATCATTTTTATGTACGGATTTAAAACTGGGGATGATAATCAGTTTATTCATAAGAGCAAGAATTACAATGAAAGTAAATTTTTCATACGTAGCGCAAATATAAAGCGCTATTGGCACGATTCTCCATGTGAATATGTATGGTATGTTCCAGAAAAAATGACCCAGAATAGGAAAACAGCACGACCCGGCGAAACCACACGCTTTGAAGCAGAGAAAATCCTAGTTGCCAGAATGGGTAAGATACTCATCGCCACTTATGATCAAGGCGGACTATATGTAAAAGATGCCATGCTACTTTTAGACAAAGGTAGTATGCATTCTCTGAAATACCTACTCGGAGTCATAAATTCGCGCCTCGTGAATTATTTTTATCAGGAGTTCTTTATAACAATTGATGTCCTGAAGAATGCATTGCTCAGTATTCCCATCCGCACCATCGACTTCAATAATCCGGCAGACAAAGCCCGGCACGATCGCATGGTATCGCTGGTTGAGACGATGCTGGCGTTACATAAGCGTCTGCCGGAGGTCAATACGCCGCAGGAGAAAGAGGTCATTCAGCGTCAGATTACCGCCACTGATTCGCAGATTGACAAACTGGTGTACGAATTATACGACCTGACAGACGCCGAAATCGCCATCGTCGAAGGAAATATGTCAGCGTAA